The proteins below come from a single Anguilla rostrata isolate EN2019 chromosome 3, ASM1855537v3, whole genome shotgun sequence genomic window:
- the zfta gene encoding zinc finger translocation-associated protein, translating into MEEDEPMECGSEVHPCPEQIDSLSLIISVEEEETQRHSDSGLHSAGEDGGTNGHGTDDGEDPAAPLCSPGTSYWRVTEGADFPFLLSPAAKPAEPGEQAAAGARSERASRPGLSRIPGRDHRRYYHEYWRSEYLMDFDPRRHGMVCMVCGSALATLKLSTIKRHIRQKHPDSLLWSAADKDVIRSGWESHLGPEGGRWRPSCAAGGGAGGGAGPGQYQVLHCARRSTAKPAVPATPKRQPSLVGGGGVTAASPCASPCASPGGSARTLERYLNDSLHAWFRQEFLMEYEAGRGRLLCMVCGSQLPSLHLDHIKRHVLDVHPNSLVYSAEEKHCILQTWAQRQEYNPLRSSTPVKSEPWTEDGGTRTDGFLTAEPQNPGTVKGRGPGRGTGAQNRGPRPHGPSRGRSPRAPLPQRWRLEYLVARGPGGRGLCCVVCSEPLPVGRVSSFRQHTLERHPEAAGLSRQERQELADAWDREATPPLHLPHPPPPPPPGGEVLQTQEEATPNAPATLAVAARGGRTGPPHGTAERNAGDGTEEGGGGGGGVAAREGATAGRHGHYPGKDQRRNYQARWRMEYLMDYDCRRHGLVCMVCGSALATLKVSTIKRHIRQVHPDSLAYGAAERQLVVLIYNQTALRFVHSDGCFATAADHGHAGHPDDAAAAPSPAPAGLFPTWGAGTPPPTPRHPLPSGSKSAGLSRLERRALADAWDREAARPPPHPPEPPPEPSGGGVLEPSLRPDHVKSAKNAWWEGEGLDVP; encoded by the exons ATGGAAGAAGACGAGCCGATGGAATGCGGATCCGAGGTGCACCCATGCCCAGAACAGATAGATTCTCTCTCATTAATAATAAGCGTAGAAGAGGAAGAAACCCAAAGGCATAGCGACTCCGGACTCCATTCAGCAG GGGAAGACGGTGGGACGAACGGCCACGGGACGGACGACGGCGAGGACCCCGCCGCGCCCCTCTGCTCCCCGGGCACCAGTTACTGGCGGGTGACCGAGGGTGCCGACTTCCCCTTCCTGCTGTCGCCGGCGGCCAAGCCGGCGGAGCCGGGCGAgcaggcggcggcgggggcgcgCTCGGAGCGGGCCTCGCGGCCGGGCCTCAGCCGCATCCCCGGCCGCGACCACCGCCGGTACTACCACGAGTACTGGCGCAGCGAGTACCTGATGGACTTCGACCCGCGCCGGCACGGCATGGTGTGCATGGTGTGCGGCAGCGCGCTGGCCACGCTCAAGCTCAGCACCATCAAGCGCCACATCCGCCAGAAGCACCCGGACTCGCTGCTGTGGAGCGCCGCCGACAAGGACGTGATCCGCTCGGGCTGGGAGAGCCACCTGGGCCCGGAGGGCGGGCGCTGGCGGCCGTCCTGcgcggccgggggcggggccgggggcggggccggcccgGGCCAGTACCAGGTGCTGCACTGTGCGCGGCGCTCCACTG CCAAACCGGCCGTCCCCGCCACCCCGAAGCGGCAGCCCTCATTGGTCGGTGGCGGCGGGGTGACGGCGGCCTCCCCCTGCGCCTCCCCCTGTGCCTCCCCGGGCGGCTCGGCGCGCACGCTGGAGCGGTACCTGAACGACTCGCTGCACGCCTGGTTCCGGCAGGAGTTCCTGATGGAGTACGAGGCCGGGCGCGGCCGGCTCCTCTGCATGGTGTGCGGCAGCCAGCTGCCCTCCCTGCACCTGGACCACATCAAGAGGCACGTGCTGGACGTCCACCCAAACTCCCTGGTCTACAGCGCCGAGGAGAAGCACTGCATCCTGCAGACCTGGGCCCAGAGAcaag AGTACAACCCCCTGAGGAGCAGTACCCCCGTGAAATCCGAGCCCTGGACCGAGGACGGGGGAACCCGGACGGACGGGTTCCTCACGGCGGAACCGCAGAACCCTGGGACTGTGAAGGGCAGGGGCCCCGGGCGGGGCACCGGGGCCCAGAACCGGGGGCCCCGTCCGCACGGCCCCTCCCGGGGCAGGAgcccccgcgcccccctcccGCAGCGCTGGCGCCTGGAGTACCTGGTGGCGcgcgggccgggggggcggggcttgtgctGCGTGGTGTGCTCCGAGCCCCTGCCCGTGGGCAGGGTCAGCAGCTTCCGCCAGCACACGCTGGAGCGCCACCCGGAGGCCGCCGGCCTCAGCCGCCAGGAGCGCCAGGAGCTGGCGGACGCCTGGGACCGAGAAGCCACGCCCCCGCTGCACCTGCCACacccgccaccgccaccgccacctgGGGGCGAAGTCTTGCAAACGCAAGAAG AAGCCACCCCGAACGCACCCGCCACCCTGGCCGTGGCGGCGCGGGGGGGGAGAACCGGGCCCCCCCACGGAACGGCCGAGCGAAACGCCGGCGACGGgacggaggaggggggcggaggcggggggggagtggcGGCCAGGGAGGGGGCGACGGCGGGGAGGCACGGGCACTACCCGGGCAAGGACCAGCGGCGGAACTACCAGGCGCGCTGGCGCATGGAGTACCTGATGGACTACGACTGCCGGCGGCACGGCCTGGTCTGCATGGTGTGCGGCAGCGCGCTGGCCACGCTCAAGGTCAGCACCATCAAGCGGCACATCCGCCAGGTGCACCCGGACTCGCTGGCCTACGGCGCCGCCGAGCGGCAGCTGGTGGTGCTCATCTACAACCAGACGGCGCTGCGCTTCGTCCACTCCGACGGCTGCTTCGCCACCGCCGCCGACCACGGGCACGCCGGCCACCCGgacgacgccgccgccgccccctcccccgcccccgccggccTCTTTCCCacctggggggcggggacgcCGCCTCCCACCCCCCGGCACCCCCTGCCGTCCGGCTCCAAAAGCGCAGGCCTCAGCCGCCTGGAGCGCCGGGCGCTGGCGGACGCCTGGGACCGGGAGGCCGCGCGGCCCCCGCCGCACCCGCCAGAGCCGCCGCCGGAGCCGTCGGGGGGCGGAGTTCTGGAGCCCTCCCTCCGCCCGGATCACGTCAAGAGCGCCAAAAACGCGTGGTGGGAAGGGGAGGGCCTGGACGTGCCGTGA